The genomic stretch gttattgtgaatgacagacaagaaggccatcagcatgaattgactatgattacttttattatctaactcttctccatacaatactattgctacagaagttcacattttcaaaacatttctaatttcgattccattgcattctgttcaggaccacaaaacaaaatggaagactttcccatctctcttacaaaaactcttgtttttgaactgtgtaacatcagatacactcggatcaatatcattcacaaagctaagatattgaagtttctttagcctactctgaaaccaaactttgaaaagtttctaaagaaaacagagatgaatcccctcgtcatcatagagaacaggaaccaaaagatgctacaaactggttcccccaactagcccgggccctcacagtttagaaagctgactaccccctctttaaccacagagagaaggaacaacctggctgctgctctgtctcaggccccCTATCCCTCTTCCCTCGCAACTTATGCAGACAGGAATGGGAAGGTCCTCAAAGCCCTTTGGTTGACCCTGCGCATAAATgccatgacttgccacttgctggtctccacataggcccggggaccccacaggaactcatagcaaacagggtggctgtcaggcacctgctggtaccgcaggtatccttcccgcacccacacttgggtcagaagctccctgagctccccaaagacacactgctcactcccaacatacacccccatccttctgagtgctccccagaccgcctcctcaggggccgggtctccaaaccgcatgatcatgctgaggaccagcaccaggaagccggccttgggcaggcccaccccatcgctcagcatctcatcgcaagtgaggcccaggatggggaccaagatgtagatgtgctccgctgggtccacctctttcacgtccacaccaaagaccagctgcaggcacactgagacttccctgaagaccaccgggaagtgctcctggttatccctgaggaccttattcagcatttccgcctgggaggtcagctccttggctcgatacttgaggagcaggaacttcatcagtttacctatcatcctatccagaatttcctggggcaaggcctccataggagcagaggaggatgctgggtagtaggaggccaagtgggatgcggactcccccacctcagcctccaagagcggcacctcgatagggccctgggcctcgcctgggtcctgaaggtcttcctcgggtttgctgagctcactcatctcaaccacgagcacaatgcctgaggtgaaacaagacacggaactgaggcagaggtacagatggggaccaagggcctctgggagagaggaggtgtgagcaacctgggctaagaaatgcatcctggatggtacgacacaggccacttacagctctccccttgaggggttctctccgacctcacaggagagctcctcctgggaggccagtcccctggctacccgaaggaggaaggaaggtggctccccagggtgtggtcagtacagcctgagatttccgggtccaaaacagtgtgaggaattggggccttctgggcccccgctatgttctgggatagggagcctctggttcacttcaggtcaccctctcaccttgactcctgatactgcctgtctgaactcaggacacaggcttcagacctctgccttcgcctcccggttcctggagctcctgtgagagaaatggaggtgacatctaagggctatactgtggcacagccctgggccttctgtgctgctaggtggggacgcacactcggattacacccagttgtgttgtggctaccttgtaatgctcacctttcccctggcatgacctcgacggtcccctttggaggagtagaaggaaactcaaaacaagacacaagcctgaacagaaagcactgaggggccccacatgcggccgcacctgtccagggcctggcgcgggtcctaggctggggagatgctcggtcctcagctcctcctcacgtcctgcctggcctccaagcactcgccacaggggcgggggtttgctcagtccaaccttggggttggggagtccagcctctgccaacctgaagcctccacctctgcccgtaaaacctcacctcccgagttccctaagccagcggtcaagaaactgctcaccctgctcaccccactctgggccctccaagaccctcttgcaagggccaagatccctccagcttggcgtcgaaccgcctcaatccttcctcgcatggagcctggactccaggcaggactcgcgtttgtcgcctctgccattttgacaccccgccgctttcccaaggcctccagtccctctgagacccgcatgtgaggaagtcagacagacctactgtgctcttctcaccccaagggctcccagggacgactacagggatggggatctgtggggttccatcagtcctcactcagggtgcccgcagtcctccttcaggaacctcaccttgcctccgcgcacgacctggattctcgcctctccgcaactgaagccccgccccttatagcaggaccccagtctcttgaagacccggatgtcaggaagacagctcatgcctgtggcactcatcctgcccccacggttgccctggactgccaacagagattcgcttctctgaggtcccctctgattacgggttcagggtcctctagtccctcttcagggtcctcaaggtcttcaaccctgcaggacctgggaatcgggcccccgaggccccgccccatatgtgacgtccccactcagagacccggatgtcaggaagtgagACCATGCACTTCGGGCTCATCGTATCCCAGTTCGGCCAAGGaccaacagcagctccaggcttttctgaggtctcctctgatttgggtccagggtccactcagtcgtccgtcagtgtcctcaaattgaaaccctggaggagctggggatcttccctctgctcacctgaggctacaccccctttcccaggtccccagtttctctgagacccagatgtcaggaaatgcagcatgtgctcatccaccctctgtgagccctgagacttgatgtgagggtcccgcctctggtcaacacaaggggcatccccagaatgccagggctctagatgagattccttaggaaggattaaggaaccccacagattcctgaccctactgtcagccctgggccaccctggtggtgggatgagcgcttggcagcctcttctgacttccgcatctgtatctcagaaacattaggcaattgttagaagcgtcagggcgtcagatgggcagtgagaaagatcttctttcttttgagagtcaaggtgaggacactgaggaaggacagaggggaccctggaccccagagcagagtgggctctgggaggacattgggtggatgaacgtatgctggatttcctgactgggtctcagagagactggggacctgggatagggggctgacttcctaatatccagatttcagcctggtgtcctagtatagagagatgacttagtgacatccgcatatcagaaagactgggctcctggtatgaggtttggggcattagtaggggaaaggagagaatctgaagtcgtacctggagataagttgaggtctctgagggaaggctgaagggaccccaagtgaaaactctagggatcccaagataagagggatggaaccccacagatccctgccgctgccatcggccctgggagccctcggggtgagaagaacacactaggtctgtcctgagttcctgacatccagctctgtgaggctggggacttggtgtgaggagcagggactatggtggggagaggacagagactaggtcctcctggaaatcaaggtgaggaccctgagggaggactgagaatagccagatctcagaacagagggaaccctggtagtccctgggcagggtaacctcgtgccgcattgcctgataaccctggcagagagactggggacctcttgaaagcaggggaaactccaaatggcggatgggacacttgcaggtcttgtgtggagtctagaccccatgcaaggcaggactaaggcagttagaccccgacagggagggatcttggcccttgcaagggggtcttggagggtgcagagtggggtgagcagtttcttgaactctggcttagggacctcgcgaggtgaggtatttcaggaacagccgaaggcttccggttggcagaggctggactcctcaaccgcaatggaggactgagcagacccccgcccctgtggtcagtgctgggagggaaggcaggacatgaggaggagctgaggaccgaacacctccctggcctaggccccacaggagaccttgggcaggtgcggccgcatgtggggcccctcagcgctttctttccagtctcgggtcttgttctgcgtttccctccaggcccccagaggggagggaccaggttgtgccaggggaaatgtaagcactaaaggggagctctgaagggacctctcaccacacaactgagggaccctcacagtgtgcaccccttgtactgtcagagaatgctaagggctgtgccacgggataccactgaggtgcccctccatttctcacaggagctgtaggaagcagtaggcgaaggcagacatctgaggcccgtgtcctgaggtcagtgaacagaggaggtccaggcaattccaggagtcaaggtgatgagggtgccctgagtggacaccaagtgctgcccatcccagaacagaggggaccccacaagggcctaatccccttaccttgtcagtcccagaaatctcgggctgtgctgaccaaaccctggggagccacctcacttccttcttcaggtagccaggggactggccactCCAGAGGCATGTCCCTGTGTGGTCTGAGAGCACTTTTCAAGAGGAGACCTGCAAGTGGCCTGTGGCCAACCAGGGTGCGGTTCTCAGGTGAGGCCATTCACAGCCCGTCTATCCACCATCCAGGCCCATGGTCCTCATCTGTCCCATTTGCCCCcatgcctcactcctgcctcactctgtagtttgatcccaggcatcacgctcatggtcaagatgactgagctgagcaagctcgaggaagaccttcaggacccaggtgaggccagggtcctgtggaagtgcagctctctggggctgagcgggggaggctgtatcaccctcagcctcctcccccacagtctcctgctccacccttgtggaggccttgccccatgaagctctgaatgagatagtggctaacttgatgaagttcttgctcctgtagtatctggccaaacatctgacatcccaggcggaaatgctgaagaaggtcctcaggaataaccaggagcatgtcctagtggtcttcagtcaagctgcagagtgcctacaggttgtcgttggcctggaggtaaagcagttggaccccagggagcacatctacatcatggtccctaccctgggcctcacctgcaatgtgatgctgagcagtgggcagaccctgcccaaggctggcatcctggtgctggtcctcaacctgatcatgcagagtgaagacctgacccctgaggaagcagtcttgggagtactcagcaggacgggggtgtgtgttgggagtgagccctgtctctttggggagctcagggagctgctgacccaagtgtggctgcgggagggatacctggaataccagcaggtgcctgacagccaccctgctcgctatgagttcctgtggggcgccctggcctatgtggagaccagcaagtggcaagtcacggtgtctgtgctcagggtctaacagagggctttgagggcctccccactcctgtctgcagaggctgcgagggaggaggaatagggggcctgagccagagcagcagccagggtaatccttccctctgtgattgaagagggagtagtcaccttctcagaagtgagggcccgggccagttgggggaaccagtgcacagcatctgtgggctcctgttctctacaatgacatggagattcatctgttttcctt from Cervus elaphus chromosome X, mCerEla1.1, whole genome shotgun sequence encodes the following:
- the LOC122689861 gene encoding melanoma-associated antigen 8-like, coding for MSELSKPEEDLQDPGEAQGPIEVPLLEAEVGESASHLASYYPASSSAPMEALPQEILDRMIGKLMKFLLLKYRAKELTSQAEMLNKVLRDNQEHFPVVFREVSVCLQLVFGVDVKEVDPAEHIYILVPILGLTCDEMLSDGVGLPKAGFLVLVLSMIMRFGDPAPEEAVWGALRRMGVYVGSEQCVFGELRELLTQVWVREGYLRYQQVPDSHPVCYEFLWGPRAYVETSKWQVMAFMRRVNQRALRTFPFLSA